From Halorubrum salinarum, the proteins below share one genomic window:
- a CDS encoding DUF7527 domain-containing protein — MDAQRREAIAEWDDRSFSDGFAGLRRIVDDGFSGAATDGVGWLFLVDGRVVGVVDATLDAFADASGTVYRAPDDALPVLFAMQELGGEPRAKYYTKDTPLDEADRKLSQGGFTGYIELSENVLSGDYYVAYTGGESMAAAYVGNARRLETGDDAFDLAADEVGIYTVYEVDLDVRPLPDGDDAGDSGAAAESTAAAGSDPASDAASDEADAASDERAAPGAAPDVETDEPADGPETPGEPGDGAGREDGPSPADRSDEPAGVDVRAAESDRDDADPSDGTDETDGPASDAVRIGDADSDGRDADGAAGADRTRRTQADSDGAAASDAGAADGDAPDSEDVFSEEAEWREQKSIPALDPSEAGGEPRAGGERRGASAQRSRSADDRARTGRSGSDANGGSPSPRATETPSSTPSAVSKREAATDADPDRVRKLEAALEETEEERQSLADERNRLAAERDEIQSERDELAEAVDRLESEVEDLREERDRLRDELSNARERLPDAERTLTPGEARNGTNLFIRYDSKEGATLADAHEGAADRDALRENLRVEHHTSFETDGLAVDGRPFEEFLEDTIEYGFTRWLVEDLPFEVRGTGNEGTLRDLYDALPEIDRAEIGGTVSIAIREGGEETREQRAFDLVLRDRMGHPLFVADLNDSRDPTAEGTLESLVENGRDIAASNETFAGAFAVTESFFEPGALETASDAVGGGLFSRSKRASFVKLSRKQGYHLCLVEARDGGFHMTVPDL, encoded by the coding sequence ATGGACGCACAGCGACGGGAAGCGATCGCCGAGTGGGACGACCGCTCGTTCTCCGACGGGTTCGCAGGGCTCCGGCGGATCGTCGACGACGGGTTCTCGGGGGCGGCGACCGACGGGGTCGGGTGGCTGTTCCTCGTCGACGGGCGCGTCGTCGGCGTCGTCGACGCGACGCTCGACGCCTTTGCCGACGCCTCCGGGACCGTCTACCGGGCCCCGGACGACGCGCTCCCCGTGCTCTTCGCCATGCAGGAGCTCGGCGGCGAGCCGCGGGCGAAGTACTACACCAAGGACACGCCGTTGGACGAGGCCGACCGCAAGCTCTCGCAGGGGGGATTCACCGGGTACATCGAGCTCTCGGAGAACGTCCTCTCCGGCGACTACTACGTCGCCTACACCGGCGGCGAGTCGATGGCGGCGGCGTACGTCGGCAACGCCCGGCGGCTGGAGACGGGCGACGACGCGTTCGACCTCGCCGCCGACGAGGTCGGGATCTACACGGTCTACGAGGTCGACCTCGACGTCCGGCCGCTCCCGGACGGCGACGACGCGGGCGATTCCGGCGCGGCCGCCGAGTCGACCGCGGCCGCCGGATCCGACCCGGCGAGCGACGCAGCGAGCGACGAGGCCGACGCAGCGAGCGACGAGCGGGCGGCCCCCGGGGCCGCTCCCGATGTCGAGACCGACGAGCCCGCCGACGGGCCCGAAACCCCGGGCGAGCCCGGCGACGGCGCCGGGCGGGAAGACGGGCCGTCCCCGGCGGACCGCTCGGACGAACCGGCCGGCGTCGACGTACGGGCCGCGGAGAGCGACCGCGACGACGCGGACCCGAGCGACGGGACCGACGAGACGGACGGGCCGGCGTCCGACGCCGTCCGGATCGGCGACGCTGACTCGGACGGTCGCGACGCCGACGGCGCGGCGGGCGCCGACCGGACGCGACGGACGCAGGCCGATTCCGACGGCGCGGCCGCGTCGGACGCGGGCGCCGCGGACGGCGACGCCCCGGACTCCGAGGACGTGTTCTCGGAGGAGGCCGAGTGGCGGGAACAGAAGTCGATCCCGGCGCTCGACCCCTCCGAGGCGGGCGGCGAGCCGCGAGCGGGTGGAGAGCGGCGCGGGGCGTCGGCGCAGCGCTCCCGCTCTGCTGACGACCGCGCCCGGACCGGGCGGAGCGGGTCGGACGCGAACGGCGGCTCGCCCTCGCCGCGCGCCACCGAGACGCCGTCGTCGACGCCGTCGGCGGTGTCGAAGCGCGAGGCGGCGACCGACGCCGACCCCGATCGGGTGCGGAAGCTCGAGGCGGCCTTAGAAGAGACCGAGGAGGAGCGGCAGTCGCTCGCCGACGAGCGCAACCGGCTGGCGGCCGAGCGCGACGAGATACAGTCGGAGCGCGACGAGTTGGCCGAGGCGGTCGACCGGCTCGAATCCGAGGTCGAAGACCTCCGGGAGGAGCGCGACCGGCTCCGCGACGAGCTGTCGAACGCCAGGGAGCGGCTCCCGGACGCGGAGCGGACGCTCACGCCGGGCGAGGCGCGCAACGGGACCAACCTGTTCATCAGGTACGACTCGAAGGAGGGCGCGACGCTCGCCGACGCCCACGAGGGCGCCGCCGACCGGGACGCGCTCCGCGAGAACCTCCGGGTCGAACACCACACGAGCTTCGAGACCGACGGCCTCGCGGTCGACGGCCGACCGTTCGAGGAGTTCCTCGAAGACACCATCGAGTACGGGTTCACCCGCTGGCTCGTCGAGGACCTCCCGTTCGAGGTCCGCGGAACCGGCAACGAGGGGACGCTCCGCGACCTCTACGACGCGCTCCCCGAGATCGACCGCGCCGAGATCGGCGGAACGGTGTCGATCGCGATCCGGGAGGGCGGCGAGGAGACCCGCGAGCAGCGGGCGTTCGACCTCGTGTTGCGCGACCGGATGGGCCACCCGCTGTTCGTCGCGGACCTGAACGACAGCCGGGACCCCACCGCGGAGGGGACGCTGGAGTCGCTCGTCGAGAACGGGCGCGACATCGCGGCGTCGAACGAGACGTTCGCGGGGGCGTTCGCGGTGACGGAGAGCTTCTTCGAGCCGGGGGCCTTAGAGACCGCGAGCGACGCGGTCGGCGGGGGCCTGTTCAGCCGGTCGAAGCGCGCGAGCTTCGTGAAGCTCTCGCGCAAGCAGGGGTACCACCTGTGTCTCGTGGAGGCGCGCGACGGCGGGTTCCACATGACGGTCCCCGACCTGTAG
- a CDS encoding transcription initiation factor IIB, translated as MSENLRTYTTETVDDESQTESATEDEELRCPECGGQLATDTEHGETVCVDCGLVVEEDEIDRGPEWRAFDSKEKDNKSRVGAPTTNMMHDKGLSTNIGWQDKDAYGKSLSSRQREKMQRLRTWNERFRTRDSKERNLKQALGEIDRMASALGLPDNVRETASVIYRRALDEDLLPGRSIEGVSTASLYAAARQAGTPRSLDEIAGVSRVEKDEIARTYRYVVRELKLEIQPADPESYVPRFASDLGLSDEAERRARSLLDTAKEQGIHSGKSPVGLAAAAVYAASLLVNEKVTQSEVSEVANISEVTIRNRYHELLEAEDSVALN; from the coding sequence ATGAGCGAGAACCTTCGAACGTACACGACCGAGACCGTCGACGACGAGAGCCAGACCGAGTCGGCAACCGAGGACGAGGAGCTGCGGTGCCCCGAGTGCGGCGGGCAGTTAGCGACCGACACGGAACACGGCGAGACCGTCTGCGTCGACTGCGGGCTCGTCGTCGAGGAGGACGAGATCGACCGCGGGCCGGAGTGGCGCGCGTTCGACTCCAAAGAGAAGGACAACAAGTCGCGCGTCGGCGCCCCGACGACGAACATGATGCACGACAAGGGGCTCTCGACGAACATCGGCTGGCAGGACAAAGACGCCTACGGCAAGTCGCTGTCCAGCCGCCAGCGCGAGAAGATGCAGCGGCTGCGGACGTGGAACGAGCGCTTCCGCACCCGCGACTCCAAGGAGCGCAACCTCAAGCAGGCGCTCGGCGAGATCGACCGGATGGCGAGCGCGCTCGGGCTCCCGGACAACGTCCGCGAGACCGCGTCGGTCATCTACCGCCGCGCGCTCGACGAGGACCTGCTGCCCGGCCGCTCCATCGAGGGCGTCTCCACCGCCTCGCTGTACGCCGCCGCCCGGCAGGCGGGGACGCCGCGCAGCCTCGACGAGATCGCGGGCGTCTCCCGGGTCGAGAAGGACGAGATCGCCCGGACGTACCGCTACGTCGTCCGCGAGCTGAAGCTGGAGATCCAGCCGGCCGACCCCGAGAGCTACGTCCCGCGGTTCGCCTCGGACCTCGGCCTCTCCGACGAGGCCGAGCGCCGGGCCCGCAGCCTGCTCGACACGGCGAAGGAACAGGGGATCCACTCCGGGAAGTCGCCGGTCGGGCTCGCCGCGGCCGCCGTCTACGCCGCCTCGCTGCTCGTCAACGAGAAGGTGACCCAGAGCGAGGTCAGCGAGGTCGCGAACATCAGCGAGGTCACCATCCGGAACCGCTACCACGAGCTCCTCGAAGCCGAGGACTCCGTCGCGCTGAACTGA
- a CDS encoding NUDIX hydrolase, with protein METTRHFTATTYIVNDGATALHEHERLGITLPPGGHVDRDELPHEAARREVREETGLTPELVATESAITGPNTRGLPEPAHLMLHDINVHEDGSVGHQHVDHLYYARVDSREIAPDGDDEVDPARWRWYTPAELAASDLPDDVVDLGREAIAAVGAD; from the coding sequence ATGGAGACGACTCGCCACTTCACGGCGACGACCTACATCGTCAACGACGGGGCGACCGCCCTTCACGAGCACGAGCGACTGGGGATCACGCTGCCGCCCGGGGGGCACGTCGACCGCGACGAGCTGCCCCACGAGGCCGCGCGGCGCGAGGTCCGCGAGGAGACGGGGCTGACCCCCGAGCTGGTCGCGACGGAGTCCGCGATCACGGGCCCGAACACCCGGGGGCTCCCGGAGCCGGCCCACCTCATGCTCCACGACATCAACGTCCACGAGGACGGGTCCGTGGGGCACCAGCACGTCGACCACCTCTACTACGCCCGCGTCGACTCGCGGGAGATCGCCCCCGACGGCGACGACGAGGTCGACCCGGCGCGCTGGCGCTGGTACACCCCCGCGGAGCTGGCGGCGAGCGATCTCCCGGACGACGTGGTCGACCTCGGCCGCGAGGCGATCGCCGCCGTCGGCGCCGACTGA
- a CDS encoding adenylosuccinate synthase has product MTLTIVGSQLGDEGKGALVDRWGGDADVVVRYQGGDNAGHTVVEGGAEYKLSLVPSGAVRGTVGVLGNGCVVNPRTLFTEIDDLRERGLDPDVRVARRAHVIMPYHRVLDGIEEEVKADDDAGDEVGTTGRGIGPTYEDKAGRRGIRVADLLDPDALRQKLDYVVPQKRALVEDVYGLDLDDDNRAEAFDVDALHEEFAAIGERLADEGMTVNCSDYLHRRREAGDAIVFEGAQGTHIDVDHGNYPFVTSSNPTAGAAAVGSGVGVTTVGDGEVVGIVKAYLSRVGEGPLPTELDGDADEEALADEIREKGGEFGTVTGRPRRIGWLDLPMLRHSARVSGFTGVAVNHVDVLAGLDELKVCTGYEIDGEETDTVPTTTDRWERCEPIYETLDTWEEFDSAAVAEAGYDALPEAAREYLEFVADEIDTPVYAVGVGPDREETVELTNPFDE; this is encoded by the coding sequence ATGACACTCACCATCGTCGGCTCCCAACTCGGCGACGAGGGCAAGGGCGCCCTCGTCGACCGGTGGGGAGGGGACGCGGACGTCGTAGTCCGTTATCAGGGCGGCGACAACGCCGGCCACACCGTCGTCGAAGGCGGCGCGGAGTACAAGCTCTCCTTGGTTCCCAGCGGCGCGGTCCGGGGAACGGTCGGAGTCTTGGGCAACGGCTGCGTCGTCAACCCGCGCACGCTGTTCACCGAGATCGACGACCTGCGCGAGCGGGGGCTCGACCCGGACGTGCGCGTGGCTCGCCGGGCGCACGTCATCATGCCGTACCACCGCGTGCTCGACGGCATCGAGGAGGAGGTGAAGGCCGACGACGACGCCGGCGACGAGGTCGGCACGACCGGGCGCGGCATCGGCCCGACCTACGAGGACAAGGCCGGCCGGCGCGGGATCCGGGTCGCGGACCTGCTCGACCCCGACGCGCTCCGACAGAAGCTCGACTACGTCGTGCCGCAGAAGCGCGCGCTCGTCGAGGACGTGTACGGGCTCGACCTCGACGACGACAACCGCGCCGAGGCCTTCGACGTCGACGCGCTCCACGAGGAGTTCGCCGCGATCGGCGAGCGCCTCGCCGACGAGGGGATGACCGTCAACTGCTCCGACTACCTCCACCGCCGCCGCGAGGCGGGTGACGCGATCGTCTTCGAGGGCGCGCAGGGGACCCACATCGACGTGGACCACGGGAACTACCCCTTCGTCACCTCCTCGAACCCGACCGCCGGCGCCGCCGCGGTCGGCTCCGGCGTGGGCGTCACGACGGTGGGCGACGGCGAGGTCGTCGGCATCGTCAAGGCGTACCTCTCGCGCGTCGGCGAGGGACCGCTGCCGACGGAGCTCGACGGCGACGCCGACGAGGAGGCCCTCGCCGACGAGATCAGGGAGAAGGGCGGCGAGTTCGGCACCGTCACCGGGCGCCCGCGCCGGATCGGCTGGCTCGACCTCCCGATGCTCCGCCACTCGGCGCGCGTCTCCGGGTTCACCGGCGTCGCCGTCAACCACGTCGACGTGCTCGCCGGGCTCGACGAGCTGAAGGTCTGTACGGGCTACGAGATCGACGGCGAGGAGACCGACACCGTGCCGACCACCACCGACCGGTGGGAGCGGTGCGAGCCGATCTACGAGACGCTCGACACGTGGGAGGAGTTCGACTCGGCCGCGGTCGCAGAGGCGGGCTACGACGCCCTCCCCGAGGCCGCCCGCGAGTACCTGGAGTTCGTCGCGGACGAGATCGACACCCCGGTCTACGCCGTCGGCGTCGGGCCGGACCGCGAGGAGACGGTCGAGCTGACGAACCCGTTCGACGAGTAG
- a CDS encoding cupin domain-containing protein, producing the protein MPPINADELSWTTPDADDAAWRRKQLGAAAGGADLGCSLYELPPGERSWPYHYHAANEEALYVLGGEGTLRLDGESYPLRPGEYAAFPADEPGAHRVVNDGDEVLRYLVVSTMREPDVTVYPDSEKFGVYVGAPPGCDAERSLSGYYRIADDVEYWDGEESG; encoded by the coding sequence ATGCCACCGATCAACGCGGACGAGCTGTCGTGGACGACGCCCGACGCGGACGACGCCGCGTGGCGACGGAAGCAACTGGGCGCGGCCGCGGGCGGCGCGGACCTCGGCTGTAGCCTCTACGAGCTGCCGCCCGGGGAGCGCTCGTGGCCGTATCACTACCACGCGGCCAACGAGGAGGCGCTGTACGTCCTCGGGGGCGAGGGGACGCTGCGGCTCGACGGCGAGTCGTACCCGCTCCGCCCGGGCGAGTACGCCGCGTTCCCCGCCGACGAGCCGGGCGCGCACCGGGTCGTCAACGACGGGGACGAGGTCCTCCGCTACCTCGTCGTCTCGACGATGCGCGAGCCCGACGTGACCGTGTACCCGGACTCGGAGAAGTTCGGCGTGTACGTCGGCGCGCCGCCCGGCTGCGACGCCGAGCGGTCGCTGTCGGGGTACTACCGGATCGCCGACGACGTGGAGTACTGGGACGGCGAAGAAAGCGGTTGA